One genomic region from Parafrankia irregularis encodes:
- a CDS encoding FAD-dependent oxidoreductase — translation MTTPARKKEQYPVLVVGAGPVGLATALALRSFGAPVILLEAREADATRPGSRALYVHGESLRLLGLADPRLAADLSEHGILWTARRTLFRGREVYAKQYPRPRAGRPVPYTSLRQVDTEGFLRAACARAGVDIRWGSPVIRLDAADDEVTVEVESGRSFTTRYLIGADGPRSTIRRLAGIGMQGERSEGFHVTVDIADTGPDALPPERTFHYEHPGTDGRHLMHVPFPNGFQLDLQCRGSDRAEDFDSPEALARWLPKVVDGRYLESVLWTATYRFQRVVADSFVDPHGRILLVGEAAHLFPPLGARGMNSGFADGDEAARAVVLALAARSAGQADEAVRRFATTRRAAALRNSQAAGTALVHLQATRPILRTRQRTAAALAPWIPSCGTWLERAVYGPRRPATDTALAGRY, via the coding sequence ATGACGACCCCTGCCCGGAAGAAGGAGCAGTACCCGGTGCTCGTCGTCGGTGCTGGGCCGGTTGGCCTGGCGACCGCCCTGGCTTTACGTTCGTTTGGTGCTCCGGTGATCCTGCTCGAAGCTCGGGAGGCGGACGCCACCCGGCCGGGCAGCCGCGCGCTGTATGTGCACGGTGAATCGCTGCGGTTGCTTGGCCTGGCCGACCCCCGCCTCGCAGCCGACCTCAGCGAGCACGGGATCCTCTGGACCGCGCGGCGCACGCTGTTCCGGGGCCGGGAGGTATATGCCAAGCAGTACCCGCGGCCTCGAGCCGGTCGTCCTGTCCCCTACACCAGCCTTCGCCAGGTGGACACCGAGGGCTTTCTGCGCGCGGCGTGCGCACGGGCTGGCGTCGACATCCGGTGGGGCTCGCCCGTGATCCGGCTCGACGCCGCCGACGACGAGGTCACGGTCGAGGTCGAGAGTGGCCGGTCCTTCACCACCCGCTATCTCATCGGTGCGGACGGCCCCCGCTCCACGATCAGGCGGCTCGCCGGCATCGGCATGCAGGGCGAGAGATCCGAGGGCTTCCATGTCACGGTGGACATCGCGGACACCGGGCCCGACGCGTTGCCACCCGAGCGGACCTTCCACTACGAGCATCCCGGGACCGATGGCCGGCATCTGATGCACGTGCCGTTCCCGAACGGCTTCCAGCTCGATCTGCAGTGCCGTGGTTCCGACCGGGCCGAGGACTTCGACTCACCGGAGGCGCTCGCGCGCTGGCTACCGAAGGTGGTCGACGGCAGATATCTCGAGTCGGTGCTGTGGACGGCGACCTACCGGTTCCAGCGGGTCGTGGCCGACTCGTTCGTCGACCCACATGGCCGGATCCTGCTCGTGGGCGAGGCGGCCCACCTGTTCCCACCGCTCGGCGCACGCGGCATGAACAGCGGTTTCGCGGACGGAGACGAGGCGGCGCGGGCCGTCGTCCTGGCCCTCGCCGCGAGGTCAGCCGGCCAGGCGGACGAGGCGGTGCGCCGGTTCGCGACGACCAGGCGGGCCGCCGCGCTGCGCAACAGCCAGGCCGCCGGCACCGCGCTCGTCCACCTGCAGGCGACCCGGCCGATCCTGCGGACCCGGCAGCGGACCGCCGCGGCACTGGCGCCATGGATACCGTCCTGTGGCACATGGCTGGAACGGGCGGTGTACGGTCCACGCCGTCCGGCCACCGACACCGCGCTGGCAGGCAGGTACTGA
- a CDS encoding aminotransferase class IV — protein MSSDPGHAPPWTHGASEAGPRAGRPATTTPEGLYLWSASGLRRSTEEAGAKLLAADSWLVSEGRARTLDRHRERFLAACRASRRGTAEADEDIAFFWTAAITQIPRGGSWFPRIELVDLAGHRRLQVRIRPAPPLGTGVRVWGAPVPDPRTRPRVKGPDLDRLADLRRTAGVHGADEVALTTRSGLIVEATTSSICWWEDDALCVPDLRFRVLPGITIGLVLERARRIGLEIRPSRRRVEELAGREVWLLNALHGIRPVTSWVGTTLEAGPAVRSEQWQRWLTSLVQALPT, from the coding sequence GTGTCCAGCGACCCGGGCCATGCCCCACCGTGGACGCACGGCGCGTCCGAGGCCGGCCCTCGCGCCGGCCGGCCGGCCACGACGACACCGGAGGGCCTGTACCTGTGGTCGGCCTCCGGCCTGCGCCGAAGCACCGAGGAGGCTGGCGCCAAGCTGCTCGCCGCGGACTCCTGGCTGGTCTCGGAGGGGCGAGCCCGAACCCTGGACCGCCACAGGGAAAGGTTCCTCGCGGCCTGCCGGGCCAGTCGCCGGGGCACCGCCGAGGCGGACGAGGACATCGCCTTCTTCTGGACCGCCGCCATCACGCAGATCCCCCGCGGGGGCAGTTGGTTCCCGCGGATCGAACTGGTGGACCTGGCAGGACACCGGCGGCTGCAGGTCCGTATCCGCCCGGCACCGCCGCTCGGCACCGGGGTGCGGGTATGGGGTGCGCCCGTCCCTGACCCGCGCACCCGGCCGCGGGTCAAGGGCCCGGACCTCGACCGGCTGGCAGACCTCCGGCGAACGGCCGGCGTCCACGGGGCGGACGAGGTTGCGCTGACCACCAGGAGCGGCCTGATCGTCGAGGCGACCACCAGCAGTATCTGCTGGTGGGAGGACGACGCTCTCTGCGTTCCCGACCTCCGCTTTCGCGTGTTGCCGGGGATAACCATCGGCCTGGTCCTCGAAAGAGCCCGCCGGATCGGCCTCGAGATCCGGCCGAGCCGCCGGCGCGTCGAGGAGCTCGCCGGCCGGGAGGTGTGGCTGCTCAATGCGCTGCACGGAATCCGGCCAGTGACCTCCTGGGTCGGCACCACGCTCGAGGCCGGACCCGCCGTCAGAAGCGAGCAATGGCAGCGATGGCTTACCAGCCTGGTACAGGCCCTGCCAACGTAG
- a CDS encoding 4-hydroxybenzoate 3-monooxygenase, with translation MIGAGPAGLLLARLLEQCGIASVVLERRSREHVEKRVRAGLLEWSTVEAFRAAGVAHRLDRHGMVHDGMELRHDGAAFRLAFSELTGVPMVVYGQQEIVKDLIGARLESQGEIHFGVTDVRICQVGVDGSLVQCTLDGIPVEISCEFLAGCDGHHGVSRAAIPAQRRSSHQWAYPFAWLGVLAKAPPLSPELIYAVTDRGFALQSMRSPDVSRLYLQVPPNEPIHLRSDEEIWHELDLRLTGGTGKLPTGTITERVLVGLRAHVEEHMQYRTLFLLGDAAHIVPPSAAKGLNMAVADARLLAEGLDHWYRSGRRDLLDGYQSHSLRRAWHGQEFSEFMTSLLHVSPGESAAQRRMRRARLDLLRRSSTAATAFAEQYVGLSRP, from the coding sequence ATTATTGGCGCCGGTCCTGCCGGGCTACTTCTTGCTCGCCTTCTTGAACAGTGCGGCATTGCCTCCGTGGTTCTGGAGCGGCGCAGCCGGGAACACGTTGAGAAGCGTGTGCGGGCCGGCCTTCTCGAATGGTCCACCGTCGAGGCCTTCCGAGCGGCCGGTGTGGCGCACCGCCTGGACCGCCACGGCATGGTGCATGACGGAATGGAGCTTCGCCATGATGGCGCGGCCTTCCGCCTCGCCTTCTCCGAGCTCACCGGCGTCCCGATGGTCGTCTACGGCCAGCAGGAGATCGTCAAGGATCTGATCGGAGCCCGGCTGGAGTCCCAGGGCGAGATCCACTTCGGTGTCACCGATGTGCGGATCTGCCAGGTGGGCGTCGACGGCTCCCTGGTCCAGTGCACCCTGGACGGAATCCCGGTCGAGATCTCCTGTGAGTTCCTTGCCGGCTGCGACGGCCATCACGGGGTGTCCCGGGCGGCGATCCCCGCACAGCGGCGCAGCTCACACCAGTGGGCCTACCCTTTCGCCTGGCTCGGTGTCCTCGCCAAGGCCCCGCCGCTCTCCCCGGAACTGATCTATGCCGTGACCGACCGGGGCTTCGCCCTGCAGAGCATGCGCTCGCCGGACGTGAGCCGCCTCTACCTCCAGGTACCGCCGAACGAGCCGATCCACCTGCGCAGCGACGAGGAGATCTGGCACGAGCTGGATCTACGCCTTACCGGCGGAACGGGCAAGCTGCCGACCGGGACCATCACGGAACGGGTGCTGGTCGGGCTGCGCGCCCATGTGGAGGAGCACATGCAGTACCGGACTCTGTTCCTCCTGGGCGACGCCGCGCACATCGTGCCGCCGAGCGCCGCGAAGGGGCTGAACATGGCCGTCGCGGATGCCCGCCTGCTCGCCGAGGGACTGGACCACTGGTATCGCTCAGGGCGCCGCGACCTGCTCGACGGCTACCAGAGCCACTCACTGCGGCGTGCGTGGCATGGGCAGGAGTTCTCCGAGTTCATGACTTCGCTGCTGCACGTCTCGCCCGGAGAGAGCGCGGCCCAGCGCCGGATGAGGCGGGCTCGGCTCGATCTCCTGCGCCGGTCGAGCACGGCCGCGACTGCTTTCGCCGAACAGTACGTCGGGCTTTCCCGGCCGTAG
- a CDS encoding MocR-like pyridoxine biosynthesis transcription factor PdxR — MTISWVKPGPYSFLVDLDPKLGRRAALEAGLRDAIRAGRLRPGARLPSSRILAAELGVSRGTISTAYTQLVSEGFLVSSRGGGSRVADLATGGAEPKNIGPRSEKEASALRWDFRPGEPDLTSFPRSEWQNALREILRTSPASFLGYQDPQGVPELRSAVADHLRRSRNLAVDTENIVICAGFRQGLDLICRVLRDAGTRTVALEDPGLADHHRVAGASLNVVSLPVDALGADTRRLWTSSAQAVVLTPSHQFPLGVRLHPDRRAEAFAWARRTNGLIIEDDYDGEFLYDGGPLGAMQGEDPDRVAYIGSVSKTLAPGIRLGWLVLPPHLISPVCEAKYLSDAASGSFDQKVLASMLRSGAFATHLRKRRVAYRQRRDHMVGMVAERVPGATVRGIAAGLHAVIELPAGVQAGWLQRSAARRGLGIGNLDSYRIAGEQADDAVVLAYGRPPSHSFTRGIAEFVDLVPG; from the coding sequence GTGACCATTTCCTGGGTCAAACCCGGTCCGTACAGCTTCCTGGTCGATCTCGACCCGAAGCTTGGTCGCAGAGCCGCGTTGGAGGCCGGCCTTCGTGACGCCATCCGGGCCGGTCGTCTCCGCCCCGGCGCGCGCCTGCCGTCGAGTCGCATCCTCGCCGCGGAGCTCGGTGTCTCCCGTGGAACGATCAGCACGGCGTATACGCAGCTGGTGAGCGAGGGATTCCTGGTGAGCAGCCGGGGCGGTGGATCACGGGTCGCGGACCTCGCCACCGGCGGAGCGGAGCCGAAAAACATCGGTCCGCGGTCGGAAAAGGAAGCGAGTGCCCTTCGCTGGGACTTCCGTCCGGGAGAGCCCGATCTGACCTCCTTCCCGCGGAGCGAGTGGCAGAATGCGCTGCGCGAGATTCTCCGCACCTCACCGGCGTCCTTCCTCGGATATCAGGACCCACAGGGCGTCCCGGAGCTGCGCAGTGCGGTTGCTGATCACCTCCGGCGGTCGAGAAATCTCGCCGTCGACACCGAGAACATCGTCATCTGTGCCGGATTTCGGCAGGGGCTTGACCTGATATGCAGGGTTCTGCGTGATGCGGGCACCCGGACGGTGGCCCTGGAGGACCCCGGACTGGCCGATCATCATCGCGTGGCCGGCGCGAGCCTGAACGTGGTGTCGCTGCCGGTGGACGCACTGGGTGCGGACACCCGGCGGCTGTGGACATCCTCGGCGCAGGCGGTCGTGCTCACTCCGTCCCATCAGTTCCCGCTGGGAGTGAGACTGCATCCGGACCGCCGGGCGGAGGCGTTCGCCTGGGCGCGGCGGACCAACGGCCTGATCATAGAAGACGACTACGACGGGGAGTTCCTCTACGACGGCGGGCCGCTGGGCGCGATGCAGGGCGAGGACCCCGACCGGGTCGCGTATATCGGCAGCGTGAGCAAGACGCTGGCACCCGGAATCCGGCTCGGCTGGCTGGTGCTCCCACCCCATCTCATCTCCCCGGTGTGCGAGGCGAAGTATCTCAGTGATGCCGCCTCCGGAAGCTTCGACCAGAAAGTGCTCGCATCGATGCTGCGATCCGGTGCGTTCGCGACGCACCTGCGTAAACGGCGAGTCGCCTACCGGCAACGGCGCGACCACATGGTCGGTATGGTGGCGGAGCGGGTGCCCGGGGCGACGGTTCGCGGAATTGCCGCCGGCCTGCATGCGGTTATCGAGCTTCCGGCCGGCGTGCAGGCCGGATGGCTGCAGCGGTCCGCGGCCCGGCGCGGCCTCGGTATCGGCAATCTGGACAGCTACCGGATCGCCGGCGAGCAGGCGGACGACGCCGTTGTACTCGCCTACGGCCGGCCACCCAGTCATTCCTTCACGCGTGGAATCGCGGAGTTCGTGGACCTTGTTCCCGGATAG
- a CDS encoding MFS transporter yields MGNGDTTSARRPSARWSLSDHRILVLAITAGAVAANLYYGQTLLVDMAQGLDVGESTIGAIVASTQLSYAVGLVLLVPLGDVADRRRLVSILLAATMVVLAGVATAPNAAVLLVASIMLGLVNVTPQIALPLAVHLSRPADRGRVAGQIMTGLLTGILLSRTVAGIIGGQFGWRTMYGCAAVWTAVLLVACRRALPISPKTTDWAYRDLVANTFLLAVRTRGLRRPMLYGFLAFAVLTGFWTTLPARLSGAPFERGPTTVGLIALIGVGGALVAPRAGRIADMGRGRLVTLCGLLMIASSFCVLAAGRSSLVVLALGVVLLDVGYSAANSANQQRIFASAGETAARLNTIYVVTLFAGGTLGTNAALAIWQQWGWTGVCLFGGLLASAGAAAATTDFDFRGRRVRGDGPTPSEMPTRREQSVN; encoded by the coding sequence ATGGGCAACGGGGATACCACTTCGGCTCGCCGCCCCTCGGCCCGATGGTCCCTCTCCGACCATCGCATCCTTGTTCTCGCGATCACCGCCGGAGCGGTCGCGGCAAATCTTTACTATGGTCAAACTCTTCTGGTCGACATGGCGCAGGGACTCGACGTCGGCGAGTCCACCATCGGTGCGATCGTGGCATCCACCCAGCTGAGCTATGCGGTCGGTCTGGTGCTGCTGGTTCCGTTGGGGGATGTCGCCGACCGGCGGCGGCTGGTTTCGATCCTGCTCGCCGCGACAATGGTCGTCCTCGCCGGCGTTGCCACCGCCCCCAACGCGGCCGTGCTGCTCGTCGCCAGCATCATGCTCGGGCTGGTGAACGTCACACCGCAGATCGCGCTCCCGCTGGCGGTCCACCTGAGCAGGCCAGCCGACCGCGGGCGCGTCGCAGGCCAGATCATGACCGGACTGCTCACCGGAATCCTGCTCTCCAGAACGGTCGCCGGAATCATCGGCGGGCAGTTCGGCTGGCGCACGATGTACGGGTGCGCGGCGGTCTGGACCGCGGTTCTTCTGGTCGCCTGTCGCCGCGCTCTGCCCATATCACCAAAGACCACTGACTGGGCCTACCGGGACCTGGTCGCGAACACGTTCCTCCTCGCGGTTCGGACGCGTGGCCTTCGGCGTCCGATGCTCTACGGATTCCTGGCCTTCGCGGTCCTCACCGGCTTCTGGACCACACTTCCCGCCCGGCTGTCCGGCGCTCCGTTCGAACGCGGGCCCACGACGGTGGGGCTTATCGCGCTGATCGGGGTCGGCGGTGCCCTGGTAGCGCCACGAGCCGGCCGTATCGCGGATATGGGCCGCGGGCGCCTGGTGACCCTCTGCGGGCTCCTGATGATCGCGTCATCCTTCTGTGTTCTCGCCGCCGGCCGCTCGAGCCTGGTGGTACTGGCTCTCGGGGTCGTTCTGCTCGACGTCGGTTACAGCGCGGCCAACAGCGCCAACCAGCAGCGAATATTCGCCAGTGCCGGAGAGACCGCCGCCCGTCTCAACACCATCTACGTCGTGACGCTCTTCGCCGGCGGCACGCTCGGTACCAATGCGGCTCTCGCGATCTGGCAGCAATGGGGCTGGACCGGGGTGTGCCTGTTCGGCGGGCTGCTGGCCTCCGCCGGCGCCGCGGCGGCAACGACCGATTTCGATTTTCGTGGCCGACGTGTCCGGGGCGACGGGCCGACTCCGTCCGAGATGCCGACGCGACGTGAACAGTCCGTCAACTGA
- a CDS encoding NAD-dependent epimerase/dehydratase family protein, which yields MRVFVVGATGAAGRPLVDALLAAGHEITAMSPGPRLDQLPPAVGRLRAGLLDTDLEDVLPSRLAGHDAVVNLATAVPADDDDPRGWDLDSSIRETGSPRLARLVAQVGVPVLVQLSISMIYPVRGAEWIDESVPIDSDPERAALVGPTAAMEEAVIELPRTCSWTILRAARFVGPATIQDRQRELLRAGKLPIPGDGSTFVSHVHVADVADAVLAVLDRRPSGEILNLAAEPMTYESYLTRLARIDGAPQPAVDADLEPDLDNQRIDSGRAQRLLGWTARRGNWPEAIAG from the coding sequence ATGCGTGTTTTTGTGGTCGGTGCCACCGGTGCCGCGGGCAGGCCGCTGGTGGACGCTCTCCTGGCGGCGGGCCACGAGATCACAGCGATGTCTCCGGGCCCACGACTGGACCAGCTTCCTCCCGCCGTGGGACGGCTGCGCGCGGGACTGCTGGACACGGATCTGGAAGACGTTCTGCCGTCTCGGCTCGCAGGTCATGACGCGGTCGTCAACCTCGCCACGGCGGTGCCAGCGGATGATGACGACCCACGGGGGTGGGATCTCGACTCGAGCATCCGCGAGACGGGTTCCCCGCGGTTGGCCAGGCTGGTCGCCCAGGTCGGCGTCCCGGTGCTGGTCCAGCTCAGCATCAGCATGATCTACCCGGTGCGCGGCGCCGAATGGATCGATGAGTCGGTCCCCATCGACTCCGACCCCGAACGGGCCGCTCTCGTGGGTCCGACCGCGGCGATGGAGGAAGCCGTCATCGAACTTCCCCGGACATGCTCCTGGACGATTCTGCGGGCCGCGCGTTTCGTCGGGCCGGCAACCATTCAGGATCGGCAGCGAGAGCTGCTGCGGGCGGGAAAACTCCCGATTCCCGGGGATGGCAGCACTTTCGTCTCCCATGTACACGTCGCGGATGTCGCGGACGCCGTGCTCGCGGTGCTCGACCGACGGCCGTCGGGCGAAATCCTCAACCTCGCCGCCGAGCCGATGACCTACGAGTCGTATCTGACCCGGCTCGCCCGGATCGACGGCGCCCCGCAACCAGCCGTCGACGCTGACCTCGAACCGGATCTGGACAACCAGCGGATCGACAGCGGCCGGGCACAGCGCCTTCTCGGCTGGACCGCACGGCGGGGGAACTGGCCGGAGGCGATCGCGGGCTGA
- a CDS encoding GGDEF domain-containing protein, with translation MRGHVPERTEESPGGLDESVVPTAARGAGRAPSARPHRTGWVIRLWDQTDRPFRRAAGVILLLLLGSALPLLVLEGRTELAFARLTSPIFSAVAVGTCVWAGLRNHGAERAWRLLIAAMIMANALAGGAIARDVINGGPALPSMTPLALLALTPTVCGLAALLCFPSEPYDHATRARVDGANRRLHVITVLDGLIVVGAVALLCWVLILNRALDSPVSPGLPGTLAVAAVATLLIVLVILTAAFRRPRSPLGLVLVGSGIMLFCLSVMSHMYAGVRGLADVPRVLDLGFGGSGLLLALAALLRPGGPVPATGRLPPDRWETAAVETAAAVRVDGRAAVGAGSADGTAAARSPARHRWWHGVLPYIPLLVGGAFAVFHLQPVSGSLDRDLTLWGLLGLLLLAVLRQMTTMADNAHLLTQLEGKQHELHHLAFHDPLTGLANRALFVARLNRALADRRLRPHRVSLLFCDLDGFKGVNDRFGHAAGDELLCVVAARLAGQVRPDDSVARLGGDEFAILLESDSRDPEAVGRRLTRAVRAPIQLRSCPCRVDASVGLVTVEEDAGTVSAEALLHRADLAMYHAKATGGGQVTVFRPELAEDGHA, from the coding sequence ATGCGGGGCCACGTCCCGGAGCGGACCGAGGAGTCTCCCGGCGGCCTGGACGAGTCCGTCGTTCCCACGGCTGCCCGGGGCGCCGGGCGGGCTCCGTCGGCGCGACCGCACCGCACGGGATGGGTGATCCGCCTGTGGGATCAGACCGACCGTCCGTTCCGCCGGGCCGCCGGCGTGATCCTGCTGCTCCTGCTTGGTTCCGCGCTCCCGCTGCTGGTCCTGGAGGGCCGCACCGAGCTCGCGTTCGCGCGCCTCACGAGCCCGATCTTCTCGGCGGTGGCGGTGGGAACCTGCGTGTGGGCTGGTCTGCGCAACCACGGGGCGGAACGAGCCTGGCGATTACTCATCGCCGCGATGATCATGGCGAACGCGCTGGCGGGAGGGGCGATCGCGCGGGACGTCATCAACGGCGGTCCCGCGTTGCCCAGTATGACCCCGCTGGCACTGCTCGCCCTGACGCCGACGGTGTGCGGCCTGGCGGCCCTGCTGTGCTTTCCGTCCGAGCCCTACGACCACGCGACCCGCGCTCGGGTCGACGGGGCGAACCGGCGGCTGCACGTGATCACTGTTCTGGATGGCCTGATCGTCGTCGGTGCGGTGGCGTTGCTCTGCTGGGTGCTGATCCTGAACCGGGCGCTGGACTCGCCCGTGTCGCCGGGCCTGCCCGGGACCCTGGCCGTCGCGGCTGTCGCGACCCTGCTCATCGTCCTGGTCATCCTGACCGCGGCGTTCCGCAGGCCGCGGTCGCCGCTCGGCCTGGTGCTGGTCGGATCCGGGATCATGCTCTTCTGTCTGTCCGTCATGTCGCACATGTATGCCGGTGTCCGTGGGCTTGCCGACGTCCCGCGGGTGCTGGATCTCGGCTTCGGGGGCAGTGGTCTGCTTCTCGCGCTCGCTGCCCTGCTCCGCCCCGGCGGGCCTGTGCCGGCCACCGGGCGCCTGCCGCCAGACCGCTGGGAGACCGCCGCCGTCGAGACCGCCGCCGCCGTCCGGGTGGACGGCCGCGCGGCCGTGGGGGCAGGTTCGGCCGACGGGACGGCGGCCGCGCGTTCGCCGGCACGTCACCGCTGGTGGCACGGGGTGCTGCCGTACATCCCGCTGCTGGTCGGCGGCGCGTTCGCCGTCTTCCATCTCCAGCCCGTGAGCGGAAGCCTCGATCGTGATCTGACCCTGTGGGGGCTGCTGGGCCTGCTCCTGCTCGCCGTGCTCCGCCAGATGACCACGATGGCTGACAACGCACACCTGCTGACCCAGCTCGAGGGGAAGCAGCACGAGCTGCACCACCTCGCGTTCCATGACCCGCTGACCGGGCTCGCGAACCGCGCGCTCTTCGTCGCCCGCCTCAATCGCGCGCTGGCCGACCGCCGCCTCCGGCCGCACCGGGTCTCGCTCCTCTTCTGCGATCTGGATGGATTCAAAGGTGTCAACGACAGGTTCGGGCACGCGGCCGGCGACGAACTGCTGTGCGTCGTCGCCGCGCGGCTGGCCGGGCAGGTCAGGCCGGACGACTCGGTTGCCCGGCTCGGCGGGGATGAGTTCGCGATCCTGCTCGAATCGGACTCGCGGGATCCGGAGGCGGTCGGGCGCCGTCTGACCCGCGCGGTGCGCGCTCCGATCCAACTGCGGAGCTGCCCGTGCCGCGTCGACGCCAGCGTCGGTCTGGTCACGGTGGAGGAGGATGCGGGGACGGTTTCGGCGGAGGCCCTCCTCCACCGGGCCGATCTCGCCATGTACCACGCGAAGGCCACGGGCGGGGGTCAGGTGACCGTCTTCCGGCCAGAACTGGCGGAGGACGGCCATGCCTGA